A genomic region of Apteryx mantelli isolate bAptMan1 chromosome 12, bAptMan1.hap1, whole genome shotgun sequence contains the following coding sequences:
- the RPUSD3 gene encoding mitochondrial mRNA pseudouridine synthase RPUSD3 produces the protein MAGGSAARVLARAAGGGRAGAGRPRGPEETLALLEASVVHREGALLALSKPPGLPVCGGGGGGELSLAALLPALSRRLGLPAELHVVKAPDRESSGLVLLSGCRRATEQLQRFFAQARRRGRYPATYCAVTVGVPAEPEGEVCTGLRRQQCGDTVSVVPVAAPSRGSLARKEVKKTLTRYRVLGAAGGCALLQLQPKTAFPGQLLAHLALLLCPALGEPERSARVGRVLGQPFLLPTEAARPPAQVLDEELARRLQLAPGPRRRRLPLHLHLQQLALPGAVLTAPPPPFFLRTLRLLGLPGPGGGTPPPSH, from the exons ATGGCGGGGGGAAGCGCCGCGCGCGTGCTGGCGCGCGCCGCAGG ggggggccgggccggcgcggggaggccgcggggcccCGAGGAGACGCTGGCGCTGCTGGAGGCCTCCGTGGTGCACCGCGaag GAGCTCTGCTGGCGCTCAGCAAGCCGCCGGGGCTGCCCGTCTGCG gcggcggcggcggcggggagctgaGCCTGGCGGCGCTGCTGCCCGCGCTGAGCCGGCGCCTGGGGCTGCCGGCCGAGCTGCACGTGGTCAAGGCTCCCGACAG GGAGAGCTCCGGCCTCGTGCTCCTGTCCGGCTGCCGCCGCGCCACTGAGCAGCTCCAGCGCTTCTTCGCCCAAGCCCGCAGGAGGGGCCGCTACCCCGCCACGTACTG TGCTGTCACCGTGGGGGTCCCGGCGGAGCCCGAGGGCGAGGTGTGCACGGGGCTGCGCCGGCAGCAGTGCGGTGACACCGTGTCG GTGGTGCCCGTGGCGGCCCCGTCGCGCGGCAGCCTGGCCCGGAAGGAGGTGAAGAAAACCCTGACGCGCTACCGGGTgctgggcgccgcggggggctgcgccctgctgcagctgcagcccaagACAG CCTTCCCCGGGCAGCTCCTGGCGCACCTGGCGCTGCTGCTGTGCCCCGCGCTGGGCGAGCCCGAGCGCTCGGCCCGCGTGGGCCGCGTCCTGGGCCAGCCCTTCCTGCTGCCCACCGAggccgcccggccccccgcgcag GTGCTGGACGAGGAGCTGGCGCGCCGACTGCAgctggcgccggggccgcgccgccgccgcctcccgctgcACCTGCACCTGCAGCAGCTGGCGCTGCCGGGGGCCGTGCtgacggccccgccgccccccttcTTCCTGCGCACCCTGCGCCTCCtggggctgcccggccccggcggcggaaCCCCCCCACCCTCCCATTAA